The nucleotide sequence AGCGGAAGAATTGTTACAAAGCTACTCGGATCTGGATGATGGTACTTTTTTAGTACGACAGTGCGTTACATTTGTAGGAGATTACTGTCTTTCCTTTTGGCGTAAAGGCAAAGTGAATCATTGTCGCATTAAACTCAAGCAAGAGATGGGTCAAACACAATATTATCTCATTGACACAAATTGTTTTGATAGTTTATATAGTCTAATTACATATTATCGTAATAATCCACTAAGAAGTCAAGTAAGGGCAAATAAGATACTATTTTGTGTTTCTGAtaacatatttatttaagtaaCTAATCTTGCATATGGATAAAATAGGAATTTTTAATCACGCTACAAGAGCCCGTTCCACAACCAAATAAACATGAAAAGAAAGAATGGTGGCACGCAGATTGTACTCGTACTTTAGCCGAGGAAATGTTAAAACGTATTCCTACAGATGGTGCATTTTTAGTCAGACCTAGTGAAAAAGAAAGCAACTCTTATGCCATTTCGTTTAGGTAAAATATTCTAAAGTTTTACTGTTCTATAAAATGATGATATTTTAATAGCCTTTTTGTTTCGTTACAGGGCAGAGAAAAAAATCAAACATTGCAGAATTAAGCAGGAAGGACGTTTGTACACCTTTGGTACTGTACAGTTTGAAAGTTTAGTTGAATTAATCAATTACTATGAAAGGCACCCATTATATAAAAAGATCAAATTATGTCATGCTGTAAATCAAGACGTTATTAGAAGAATGGGACTGGTACGTCTTTTAATACTATACACACATATATCTgtcatttaaaatatttattgaattattcTTTCATATTCAGGATGTAGATGATGGTTCAGTTTACGGTATTCCCGGTTACATGGACCCTACAAGTTTTACATCAAAAGTGAGTTATATTAGTAAACATATAAATTCAGGAAATCTgacaaatttaatttattttaaaggTGACTGTAAAAGCTATCTATGATTATAAAGCCCGAAGAGACGATGAATTAACCTTAGTAAAACATGCTATAGTAACGAATGTACATCGGGAAAGTGGTGGTTGGTGGCGGGGAGATTATGGGGGTAAAAAGCAACACTGGTTTCCTGCCAATTACGTAGAAGAAATAGAACCTCAAGATAATCAGGGAGACGTAAGTGTTTcccatttttgtatttttaatatCATATACTGatgattaatatattatttcaatCAGTCAACAGATTCTATGATGTTTGGTAATCTTCAAAAAGGTTCACTGGATATTATGGGCGCTGTTGTTGAATTAAGAGTAGGTGGAAGACCTGGATTAGAATGGATATTAAGAATTCAGAATCCCAGTATGTGTACAGTGTTTGAAGTCGCGACTTCATCCAAAGATACAGCATTAGAATGGATGTCTAGTATTAAAGAAACTGCTCAAAATGCAAGTGTTAGAGTAAGTAtacatatttttgtaatttgaaaaaattataactaattcattttttttttattatttcacttATTTTTTTTAGGAAAATCAGCACAAAGAAATGGAACGTGCATGGAGAATAGCAAAAGAAATGTCAAATTTAATCGTTTATTGTAGATCAGTTGCATTTAATTTAGAAAGAATAAGAACAAAAGGTTTTATATTTAATGAAATGAGTAGTTTTCCCGAAACAAAGGCTGAGAAACTTATGTGTCAACAAGAGagcaaattttttttaaagtacCATCAGGTAAACCAATACAAAGTTATCAGTAATGATTGTATTTGTAAAATCAGATgtagttattataatataaatgaaattctATAGATACAATTTAGCAGAGTCTATCCTAAAGGACAACGCATTGATTCGTCCAATTATAATCCGGTACCAATATGGAATTCTGGCTGTCAAATGGTAGCACTAAATTATCAAACTGGAGATAAATCAATGCAGCTCAATCAGGCAAAATTTAGAGAAAATGGTAACTGCGGTTACATTTTGAAACCTGAATTTATGTGTAGGGATGATTTTAATCCACAAGACAAAAGTTGCCTACTTGGTATAGAaactttaaaatttaatttaaaaattattggtGCGAGACATTTAATGAGATCAGGAAGAGGTATAGCTAGTCCTTTCGTTGAGGTTGAAATCATGGGAGCAGATTTTGATACCGGTACAAAACTAACAACTAAGACAATACGTAAGTGAAATGTTATTATAGACATAACGCTTTCGACGTTTACACAATAACTGTATTCAAATTCTAGCTGATAATGGATTTAACCCCATGTGGAATGAGTCTTGTGAATTTGAAGTTGCTAATCCATACCTTGCATTTATACGATTCGTTGTACAGGATGAGGATATGTTTGGGGATAGTAACTTTATTGGACAAGCTACATATCCTGTATGCATAAATTAGAGAAGTATCATTTTTAAGTCACTGATTgagtacaaataaaatatttgttcgaTGTAATTAGGTACGATGTTTGCGGTCAGGCTACAGAAGTGTcacattaaaaaataattatagtgaagaCCTAGAACTTGCATCGTTATTAATACATTTGCAAATTACATCCTCAAGTGTAAGTCTAAAAGTTAATTACAATTGATTTTACAAGTACACGTTTTATGTTGGAAACTTGTCGTTTCAGACGCATTCGCATAATTTATGAATCAATGTTAAATCGCACTGAAGGcttaaaatattttatgcaTAGTAGGATTGGAAAAAGGTAAATAATTCAATAGAATATTACTTCCTCTGAAATTtcgtttgtatatatatatatacttataataatacaaatttggTTACACAGATTTCCAATGGATGTGAATTATATTACATGAAATGTATCAATCAAATGCTTACATAGATAAAAATATCTCCCGAGAAAACTGGAGACAAACAAGTATAATTCAAATTGAAATTCATGATTACAAGAAGAAATACAAGTACTTTTGTAATCATTTATGTAAGTAATTTAGGAACTTTATTGTCGCATACACAATATCCAAAATATAATAGAGAAATAGTGATTACAGTATTGAACAATAATTGTTTCAAATACGTATGTATAAGAGAATTATAAGTGGATCCAATAATGATTCTCTATCATAAAGTGATGCATTATAAAAGTCCTATACTGTAAAGATTTTTGCAAATGTTTGCAAAATAATATCCAAATTATCAATCTATTGCTTTCTGTATAATTAATTGGGAATATTCATAATAGGAAAAGATAAATACCTAATAGGAAAAATATGTGACTTAGTATAACCGTTTTAATATTGTTGATTATGTAAagagtaattaataataatgaatgtCTTCAACTTGAAGGAAAGAACAAATTAGTGAAAAAAGCAAATTGTAAAGGCTTATGTTATGAAATATCTTGGACTGAATCATACATAGTGTGTTTCCAATTTCTTTGATCTTAACAAACTACTATTTCAATGTtcatactatttatttattatttcaaagatAAGTAGTTTTAGTTTGACGGTATATTACTGAGCATAAGTTTTTCCGAGATTTTAAGAGGCTGATTATTACGTGATGTAAGTATACATGGACTGTCTTCCATATAAAATCATGAAATTTAAATGCTTTTATACTATAGTAAATTTACACATTTATTTTTTCCATTAACAGAATGATAAAAGACAAaaaagaattattaaaaaattattttttacaaatattatatagaaatattattttaatttttctatatgCATAAAgtgatatattttatatttcatgaaataaattcttttttttattaatgttatgattattgaaaattattgtaattagaAATAAGTTACTTGTTTAAAGCAAGTGAgtgataataaaaatgttttttacaattataatttaataggcACCTTACTTATTAACCacattatatacaattatatatgttAACTTACACCAACATTAACTAACTTTTGTCAATagatcaataattataaatataattgtttcttttataaGGAggcttattaaataatatttaactaATGTGCCTTTATTTTAGAATTGATGGTTTCAATAGAAAATACAAGATATTTTAGATCTGGTTAAAAAAGTCAAaagtatacaataatatttttctgtataaacatttatttaaacgaagtcttgtttgaaaaaattgtattttatatttatattcttatGTAAAATCACCCTTTTTTCAATTGTACCATTTGGTCTAGAACACTTTGCGTAATTATGCCTTGtttatgtaaaaatgtaataatgGCATTAATTGTATGTTTGTTTTCTATAATTCTGTATATGATTAAAATGATATATTATCTGATCTTCTAAATTAGATCAAATCTGTAAATGTACACAACAGTTTGCAAAAATAAAGAcacaaataaaatgttttatgtTAATATAAGTTTATTAAAcatatataatagttattacAAAAGAGTTGGGTTCTGTATATATTTGTACACGCTAGATCTATACCTTACTCCTAAAAAAATCCCAGATATTAAATGTATCAATTTCCAAAGGaataaacttttattttgcTATATGACAACTGttcttattattcattattaaattaattttcaaatgtgTATTAAAAAACCAACTTTTTTTATAAGATCAATTTAATTTTGACTTAACATAAATTTAATTTGTACTTACTTTAATAATGTaagaattaaagaaaataaatataaagtatGATCTTTATTGGATGAAATATGACAAAAAAGATATAACATTTTATGGTACATCCATTATTTTTACATATAGAATTTTATATAAGTAGAACGAAAAAGTATAATTTTTAGTGAATAAGTTGttaacataaaaaatattaatagtaataagtaTAGAATTCTGTATATTTAatggttttaataataattaaaagaaatttaCAAACTTTTCTGAAGGAATTCATCAAACAAGAATACAGCGGTTGGATGACAGGAGTTTGTATATGATAATTCCTTCAATTCTGTTATGTAGCCGGCTAGGTCTCGTATACGTTGAGTGTGCGATTCCAAGAACTTTTCTTCGATGTAATGAGCAATAGCTGGGTCATTTTGTTTAACTCCGGAATGGCTAGCATGAATTTCAAATGCTGCCTTAGCAAGTACCTTCATATGATCAAGTACCAAACCTAAACTTCCTAGTTCACTTACAGTTGTCAACTTGCCATCACCCTTTATGTGTAATTCCtaagataaaaatataataatgtaaaatgACTCAGCATCAGGAAGAAAATATTCTGTTGTAAAAAATATAACTTTACATTATCCACTGAGTGTTGGAAGTTCATTTTACCACCTCGTTTCGTAAGATATTTCATTATGTCAATTGCATCTTCCCATAATTTATCAGAGTAATGacgatataattttttaaatccttcACGATTAACCTTATAGTTGCCAAAGTAAGTTGACAAATATAAAAGATGAAAACTTTCATGCAAATTTGCAACTGCAAATTTTTGTAATCCAGTCTCAAAGTTGTTAACATTAAGAGCAATTGAACCATATTTAGCACTGCACTCAGGAAGTGTTATACCTGTTAACATTCATTAATTATTgtgttatttaattaattttatttataataccaTACGATAGcattaaatatgtatataccGTCAATTGGTTTATCATTGCGCTCACAAGCCGAAGTGACATTTTTGTAACACTTTTGACCAGATGCGGCTACCAATAGAAGAGACAACACTCCAAAGAACAACATTTTGCTGTAATTTCAAGTAAATTTCTGTAAATTCAATTCAAGTATGATCAGTTTATAATcgaaaataataatgatttgTGTATGTGAATATGTACATAATACATAAATTCAGAAAACATTATAACTTCAGAATAAGATAATAGATGtagatattaaaatataataaataagaacttaaagtataaataaaatttgaaaatacaaaataatagaCCACACTTtaagtaataataatctaaCGACCTCTCGCACTTTAGCACCAAGATCGAGAGGAACATAGATATTTACACAAATAAGTTGCAATCTAAGATAAAAGCCAAATGTAGTCGCAGAAGGATGTAATCTACAGACGTCACGAGTCTTTATCATAAAAATTCAAACTGTCTGTAGATATCAGACATTGCACAGTAATATTATTCATCATTATTGCATCGAAATGCGTAGTAGTTCAGTATATATTCAGTGAAAAGAAATGAAACAGTAAAAGATTTTCATATATCGCCATTGTATTTatgttaattttctatttatacATAGGGCGCGATTATTTGAGTTACTAAGAACAACGAAATTGAATTATCCATGTTACATACCTGTTTAAATGATGTGCTCGTTTAAATGGAAGGAACGTGAATACTCTCGTTTCGACGTTCTTCCAACAATGAACATTGGATAACACCGTCCGTTGGTAGTTTTAACACAGTCATAGTCAGCTGACAGGTAGGGCGCATGCGTGGTACAAAGAGAATACATACGCATATGtacgtatgtacatacatacgtatgtaATAGAAAATTCCAGTTACTCCCCGTCGATTAAAGTACGAATGATACGCATTTGTTGGTCAATTATTAAATGATCAATGGCAAACGTACATCGTGTTTAGTTCACGTACGTCTCTTATTTAGTTTCTCTAGAAGCAACCTTCTAAACCAGTGTGTATAAAGGTTGCTATCTAAACGGATATTCAATAAGTGTATTCTCTTGTGATCATTTTTACATATAAGTATAAAAAGTAGTTTATCATGAAGCTATTTTGCATCTTACTCGCCACTTTCTTTTTCACTGTTGGATCGTCAGAATCAATATTAACATGTAagtttataaaatatttctaaaaattttgttataattCTTGTGCACCTATGTTGTGATACACTTCCATTGAAACGGTGATTGAGGTTAACATTACACATTGCTGTAGATTCCATTGTCCTCTGTCCTTCCTGTTTACGAGATCGATGTATTGTCCTTTGCATGTTGTGAAAAAAGAGCTTAATACGTAGGTACGcaatatttactattattaaccTATTCAAATTAAAACATTAATATTTATTCTGCGCGTTGCACAATATGTACAACGCATTACATGTTATAAACAACTTGCCTCCGTCAATACTAGTGCTTTCAGATAACGTATAGTAAATACTTATATAAAATTCACATATTATCTGcggaattaaaaaataaaaataatcttaGTAGCAAATAGTTATCTATAATTGTAAACATTCTTCTTATTGCTACAGTGAATTGCTCACAGTTTGCTACAGATAGTTTATTACGTAGTAAGCTTGTATAGTTATTTTTTGTAACCTATTGTACAATGTATAAAGTCCTATGTAATGATGGCTATAATAAATAGATTCCTCTTAGTCATTTCTATAGAAGGAAAATGATATCGTTATCTTGTTCCTTTTTTTAATTCTTTGGCATCATTTACATGTTTTATCAGTGATGATTTATTCATAGAGGGAAAAACTATTAGTCATTGTGTGATTTCACTGTTTCTTTGTTCCGTTATCTACATTTATATGTTGATTTTATCAGATATTTGTCACTCTGGAGTTACTATAAATGATATACgtcattattaaattatattgttcattgtaatatttattttttcatacaattttatgtaattaatatattacttaTTACATATTTCCTAGATAATAAAGAAATTTCTTAAAGCTATTGGACACTATTAATTTTGAATCgaatatttaatttcttttacTTTACTTATAAATCATCATTCTAAATTGCATTTCTTTAATGATCAAAATATTTTCAGTTATTGATATATTTGATgtcgattaaataaataaattgtatattatatatattatatatatatatttttagcaAATAATTGGAATTATTACTTTAGGAATTTTGAAGGTCTCAGTTGCATTGTAAAGTTGTACTGTTTAAAGTTCTAAAATTTTGTAACTTATCTGTTATTGGCCACTGTTTGGTCTTGTTTGCACAGTGATAACTTTTGATAAGGTTCAAATGACAATGCGAACATATTGATTAACTGAATATTCTAAAGTCCATTATGAATATGTGTGTGTAACGGTCACTGCTTATGGAAGTTTGATAACCTAGAATCTAGATATCTACTTTATATCATAAATGACTTCCTCTTCTATAGTTTCGTTATGAGTTTCTGAGTAATATTAACTTATAGAGAAATGAATATGTGTCTtattaactaatattattattatcctatCGTATACTAAGAATTTAAtgctgtaaataataatatatttatttcatatattagTTGTATTTCTTCTGTCTTAACAGTTTATAATACATaacatactaatatattataaaataaaatattatgaaatgctgttttataaaagtaaaaaaGCAAATCCCAATATTACATAAAGAATGAGAACTAAAGATAATACACAAAATGAAGTGCTAAAGAAATAATGATAATTGCAGTAATCTAAAATTGCTTTTGTAACTCTAAAGATATATAAGTCCAATCTTATCTACTCTACAAAAGACTCACTATTATCAATAAAATCCAATATCTCATACTGATACaataatttctaattaatttgtacagtacaagatttatttaataaattaagatttttttaatttctttcgttacaCAATATTGTGAATTTATAATTCTAGGTTTGCATGATGCTAACATACCATCTAGGTGGGTGGATATGAGCCGAAGCTGTACGAAAGGATTAGAGGAGCAGCTTCACAAAGAAATTCAAGCTTCTCGTACTTACCTTGCTATGGTATCTATAATTATATTTGCTGTTTTGTAATAATGAAAATTATACTTACATGTACTTCCATTATAGGGAGCTCAGTTTGCTGAGTATTCATATAATCGACTTGGATTTAGtgaattcttttttaaatctGCTAATGAAGAAAGAGAGCATGGAATAAAAATCCTTGAATACTTGTTAATGCGTGGTGAATCAGCTGTTGACTTCAACTCACTTATGAACATGTTAATGGTATGTACATCataattaaaataacattttaatgATGTTTATGTAAATGTTACATTGATaattaatttgaaaaattggaaacgaacaaatattaattttagGATCCGGTAAGTGCATCATGGTCAAATGGTCTTACAGCCCTTACATCTGCTCTTGATTTGGAAACTAATGTCACACGAAGTATTCATAAAGTCATCCATACATGTGAAGAAGATTCAAAGTTCAATGATTATCATGTAAGTAAAATTCTTTATACTTTCATGTTTATAAGAAACAGGTTACTTTAaacatattcaattttaatCGTTCAACTGTTTAATTTTAGCTGGTAGACTACCTTACCACAGAATTCTTGGATGAGCAATATAAAGGTCAGCGTGATCTTGCTGGTAAAATATCAACTTTAAGTAAAATGAATTACGAGTTGGGAGAGTTCTTATTTGATAAGAGACTTTTGAAAGGTGAAGtttaatttgtttttttttcattacaatttttaaaaagtgtGCATGGCCATATTTAGAATAAAATGAGTAacttaattttgtttaattttatattaatacatacagatatatacatgaattttgttttatatatagtatatttttctaaatatgGTCTGTAACATAAAGAAAAATCCATATTTACAAATGTTTGTTACtctgtaataaatatattactcatactgaataaataaatattttaagattcatataaaaattataaacatatttGCTACATTCGTTAcattatatgtaatatgtatattatgtatatatgtatgtaatattCGATTACTGTGTCTAATTTTTATGCTGTAAGTAAACAAAAATAGTTGATCACTTCTATTCTGCCATTTAGAGATACAAAATATAGCATACTTATCACAACCATGTTATTCTATGACAtagatacatatatgtataaatggCAACGTATGTACACAAAATATTTTATCAGTAACAAATTCGTTTTCTTGAATTTGTAGCCTAAGACTAGTAGAGtatattatgttttataaaagaaatgttcataaaaaaattaataaacagaATTACAATGGGATTCTTTTTAAAAGCACGCTCGTTCAGTTGGTATCACTGGAAAACTAACTTTTTATAATACATAGCTATATTTACATACTTCGAAAGTATTTACTTGTGTGGATGTATAAGAGCAtaattttattgaataaattaattaaattgaatttgaCATAAGCTGTACAAAATCTCGACGAATTTTATTGCTTGATATTCTTCGAAGCTGAATAGAAATGTAAATTGCTGTAATATACATGCTCTTTCACATGACACATGTCACTTTCAAAGTACTACCACTTAAAGTTTTTAACATTAATTCTTATTCCAATCTGCTGCATGCAAGAAGAGCCTCAATGACAAAAGCTAGTTTTCTATTTTGTACGGTCACTATCCTGACACAAATGgcctacatttttttattttaaactgTCACTTCTGAAGAGAAATTTAACAGGAAATACATTTTAAATGTGAAATGAAAGTCAttaaactgcgaatttttatacaaaataaaaattgtccaacaAAGCAGCAAGTTCATTCTTTTTTCAATCATCTTAAGAGATTAAGAATAATACGTTAACGTTTTAAATTGCTTTTGATCGTTACACTAGTTCAAATTGTAACtacccaattttgccataaatgtatGAAATctactagactgtggatttgtatacaaaataaaaatgttctgtaccAATGACTAGAAAAATAAGACAAATACAGTTTTATTTGTTCCCgtcataattttaataaactgaAATTAGTATACCAATATTCATAGTTTTTCTTAATCTGCTCACTGTTGTCAATTTTACTTATCTATTTTTTGTCATTAGTGCATAAATTCCGCAATCTACGACCTTGTTAGTCCCGCGCGCTTTTCTCGCTTTCATAATTGCGCGCGCAATTTTCACCACGAACCTGCTACAACTACGAAGAAACTTGCTACATATCGCATCTTTGGCCGCAAAAAGATACTTGGAAGGGTAAGCCGGCGCGTGAGGAGCCCCTGCCGTGAACCGTGAACAACACTGCAACCGATgaaataatgtttaatttatgGACGCATCTTCATTGCAATCATCACACCACTGTGGACTGCacgaaatattttgtaaatttttccTTTTTCCGTTTATTCTTCTCTCGATTGATCCCGGTCTTTTTCATAATCGACATCCGTGTTCTGTCTATTCAAAATTTCTAGAATCTTTTTCGAAGGCACAGACATTTTCTTTTCATGCAAGCCATTACgttactattttatttaaatgtttcCTATTCAAGATGCTCATTTCGTAAgcatttattactattatatttgaAAATTGTACGATACCGTTCGTGTCGATTAAAAGATGCGCGTGGCTAACGCCACAAGTTTGAAGCTGGGACGCCAACTAGCGGCGAGAATCGTCACTAGATTTTCAGGCGAATCGATATTCTGCTCAAATATTGACTTCGCGATTGTGAGTGGTGTCGTAAGCGAGTCGTGCAGTAGACGGCGATGCTCTTTTAAAAAAGGAGTTCTTAGAAGTGATAAGTCAAGTGTGGTTGGGCGGAGAACTAATAATCGGAGTATCCTGGATAGAGAAGTCACGGACGATGCTACTGGCGGCTAGTGCTGTGCTTTTTGGGTTGACCATCGGTCTCTCCCACGCGAGCATCCCAGCCCTCGAGTCGACACCGAGTTCCTTCAACAATCATGGAGGTGATTTCATTTCTCTTTTCTGATGTCCTACATTTACCTGATCCGTTCGCAGGGCCCTTTACTTTTGCAAAAGTCATCCATATCGAATCCGCCTCGCTTTTGTCCTCGAATCGCGCTTTATTTTCTCGTGTAGGACTGCGCGAATGGATAACTCACAGGTGGAATTGTACTTTCGGGGGCACCTGCAGTCACCGAAACTGTTATGGCGAATTCATTGACTAGTCCCAATAGGTGTTCCGATATGTGTTTGTATTGCACTCGACTGGCCAATGTGTCGTGAACACGAAAA is from Megalopta genalis isolate 19385.01 chromosome 12, iyMegGena1_principal, whole genome shotgun sequence and encodes:
- the Fer1HCH gene encoding ferritin 1 heavy chain, producing the protein MKLFCILLATFFFTVGSSESILTCLHDANIPSRWVDMSRSCTKGLEEQLHKEIQASRTYLAMGAQFAEYSYNRLGFSEFFFKSANEEREHGIKILEYLLMRGESAVDFNSLMNMLMDPVSASWSNGLTALTSALDLETNVTRSIHKVIHTCEEDSKFNDYHLVDYLTTEFLDEQYKGQRDLAGKISTLSKMNYELGEFLFDKRLLKGEV